Proteins from one Emys orbicularis isolate rEmyOrb1 chromosome 2, rEmyOrb1.hap1, whole genome shotgun sequence genomic window:
- the GFUS gene encoding GDP-L-fucose synthase gives MAEPAGTKPKRILVTGGTGLVGRGIEKVVADGEGRPDEEWIFVCSKDADLTNAAETRALYEKHRPTHVIHLAALVGGLFKNIKYNLDFWRRNVHINDNVLHSAYEFGVQKVVSCLSTCIFPDKTTYPIDESMIHNGPPHGSNFGYSYAKRMIDVQNRGYFEQHGCRFTAVIPTNVFGPHDNYNIEDGHVLPGLIHKVYLAKKNGTALTIWGTGKPRRQFIYSLDLARLFLWVLREYDEVEPIILSVGEEDEVSIREAAESVVEAMDFKGELIFDTTKSDGQFKKTASNGKLRRCLPDFQFTPFKQAVKETCDWFNVHYDIARK, from the exons ATGGCAGAGCCGGCAGGAACGAAGCCAAAGCGCATCCTGGTAACCGGTGGCACCGGACTGGTGGGGAGAGGCATTGAGAAGGTGGTTGCTGATGGAGAGGGCAGGCCAGATGAGGAATGGATCTTCGTGTGCTCCAAGGATGCTGACTTAAC GAACGCGGCGGAGACCAGAGCCCTGTATGAGAAACACAGACCCACCCACGTGATCCACTTGGCAGCCTTGGTGGGAGGCCTCTTCAAAAACATCAAATACAACCTGGATTTCTGG CGGAGAAACGTGCACATCAACGACAATGTCCTCCACTCAGCGTACGAATTTGGAGTGCAGAAAGTCGTCTCCTGCCTTTCCACCTGCATCTTCCCGGACAAGACCACCTATCCTATCGACGAGTCCATG ATTCACAACGGGCCCCCGCACGGCTCCAATTTTGGGTATTCGTACGCCAAGAGAATGATCGACGTTCAGAACAG GGGGTATTTCGAACAGCACGGCTGCCGATTCACCGCCGTGATCCCCACCAATGTCTTCGGACCTCATGATAACTACAACATCGAGGACGGGCATGTCCTTCCGGGACTGATCCACAAGGTGTACCTGGCAAAGA AAAATGGCACGGCTCTCACCATCTGGGGGACAGGAAAGCCCAGGAGACAATTCATCTACTCTCTG GACTTGGCACGTCTCTTCCTCTGGGTCCTAAGGGAGTACGACGAGGTGGAGCCCATCATCCTCTCAG TTGGAGAAGAAGACGAGGTCTCTATCAGGGAAGCTGCGGAGAGCGTCGTGGAAGCCATGGATTTCAAGGGAGAACTCATT TTTGACACGACAAAATCCGACGGCCAGTTCAAGAAAACAGCCAGCAACGGCAAGCTGAGGCGGTGCCTGCCCGACTTCCAGTTCACGCCGTTCAAACAAG ctgTGAAGGAAACTTGCGACTGGTTCAACGTGCACTACGACATCGCCCGGAAGTGA